The Phaseolus vulgaris cultivar G19833 chromosome 10, P. vulgaris v2.0, whole genome shotgun sequence DNA window AACCATCTGCTGCAATATAAACAAAGGACTGTCATTGGATGCTCCCATCACCCAAGacataatagtaataataaccTTGGTTGAATTACTCTAAAAGGTAGAATCCAAAGCTCAAATAGTTAGATTCTACCCAATGCTGAATACATGAATGAATATGATCTCCTTCCCCTACTCCTACAAGCTACttcaaaaaatcaaataaagcCTATTTTCCTAAAACAAACATGTATGATGATGATGACTTCTGAGTTTTGTCATAATGAAAATTGAGAAATGGTTAAGGTCGGTTAGGGGCACAAGCTTTATCTAACAAATGTCttgtattttgattttgaattcAGCTTTCGATTATGTGGTTAGCCTTGCATGTTCTGCATCTTTGTAGATGTAGAATTTTGTTCAGAAGCTGCTTGTGAGGCTTGTGAACTACCAGCCACTGTTGCTGTCACACCTGTTGATGTTGTTGGTGTTGTAATTGTGGTTGCAGTTCCTGTCACTGAAACTGTCACATTTTAGCCATCTATGTTATGTTTATGACGGGATTGTTAAAGAGCAAAGATAACAAGGCCAACAAGAAATAATGAGTTTTTTTGCATTAGACATATCACCTGCACTAGTAGTTGGCACTGCTACTGAAGAAGGATATGACAATATCCCAGTGGAGCCATAATGCTGAGGCAAAAATGGAAACTGTGCCATTTGTGGGTATTGAACCCCAAAACCATGAGCCTGAATACTCTGTGCATATTGACCATAAAAGGGATAGATATTATGGATCAACCCTACTGCTCCAGAATCTCCAGCAGATGGGTAGTAAGCTGAAAATTGCTGAACTCCATAGACATTATAGTAGTTCTGCAATCACATAAGAGTGTACCATAATAATGCAGGAAAATAAATTAATGCAGTTTCTTGTAAAGACTTTATTACATTAACACCTACCGTAGGATACAAGGTGTCTTGTGAATATCCAGAATATCTGTCAGCAGATAGAATGTACATCAgataaaattgcagaaaaattgtaagaaatgcaaaataataattaacataaaaatgaCCATATCCTCATAGCACATTTATGTTACCCGTAAGCCGAATAAGGAAATGTGTATTGCCTAGGGGGTTGATGGGAAAATGTTGTAGTAGATGAAGAACCATGATAAGCAGGTGATGTCACCAGTACAGGTGGAGGCCTGAACCGTCCTGCACCTACAATGT harbors:
- the LOC137819222 gene encoding uncharacterized protein isoform X1; the protein is MSQQRQAQMVGGNNQEQYNDTTFTKIFVGGLAWETQRDTMRRYFEQFGEILEAVVITDKNTGRSKGYGFVTFRDPEAAMRACQNPSPVIDGRRANCNLASLGANKNRPATFQHGAGRFRPPPVLVTSPAYHGSSSTTTFSHQPPRQYTFPYSAYGYSGYSQDTLYPTNYYNVYGVQQFSAYYPSAGDSGAVGLIHNIYPFYGQYAQSIQAHGFGVQYPQMAQFPFLPQHYGSTGILSYPSSVAVPTTSAVSVTGTATTITTPTTSTGVTATVAGSSQASQAASEQNSTSTKMQNMQG
- the LOC137819222 gene encoding uncharacterized protein isoform X2 — its product is MSQQRQAQMVGGNNQEQYNDTTFTKIFVGGLAWETQRDTMRRYFEQFGEILEAVVITDKNTGRSKGYGFVTFRDPEAAMRACQNPSPVIDGRRANCNLASLGANKNRPATFQHGAGRFRPPPVLVTSPAYHGSSSTTTFSHQPPRQYTFPYSAYGYSGYSQDTLYPTNYYNVYGVQQFSAYYPSAGDSGAVGLIHNIYPFYGQYAQSIQAHGFGVQYPQMAQFPFLPQHYGSTGILSYPSSVAVPTTSAVTGTATTITTPTTSTGVTATVAGSSQASQAASEQNSTSTKMQNMQG
- the LOC137819222 gene encoding uncharacterized protein isoform X3 encodes the protein MVGGNNQEQYNDTTFTKIFVGGLAWETQRDTMRRYFEQFGEILEAVVITDKNTGRSKGYGFVTFRDPEAAMRACQNPSPVIDGRRANCNLASLGANKNRPATFQHGAGRFRPPPVLVTSPAYHGSSSTTTFSHQPPRQYTFPYSAYGYSGYSQDTLYPTNYYNVYGVQQFSAYYPSAGDSGAVGLIHNIYPFYGQYAQSIQAHGFGVQYPQMAQFPFLPQHYGSTGILSYPSSVAVPTTSAVSVTGTATTITTPTTSTGVTATVAGSSQASQAASEQNSTSTKMQNMQG
- the LOC137819222 gene encoding uncharacterized protein isoform X4 is translated as MVGGNNQEQYNDTTFTKIFVGGLAWETQRDTMRRYFEQFGEILEAVVITDKNTGRSKGYGFVTFRDPEAAMRACQNPSPVIDGRRANCNLASLGANKNRPATFQHGAGRFRPPPVLVTSPAYHGSSSTTTFSHQPPRQYTFPYSAYGYSGYSQDTLYPTNYYNVYGVQQFSAYYPSAGDSGAVGLIHNIYPFYGQYAQSIQAHGFGVQYPQMAQFPFLPQHYGSTGILSYPSSVAVPTTSAVTGTATTITTPTTSTGVTATVAGSSQASQAASEQNSTSTKMQNMQG